The nucleotide window TCGCCTTCTTGGCGATCTCCGCCGCGCTACTGATTCTGCTGTTCGTGGCCGTGCGCGAGGTGATGCTGCCCTTCATCCTCGCGCTCATCATCGCCTACGTGCTCACGCCCGCCGTGGTTCTCTGCGAACGGGCCAAGATGCCGCGCTCGCTCGCGATCGTCGTGGTCTACGTGATCACCTTGGGCACGATTTATCTGAGCGCTGCTGCGGTGGCGCCCCGGCTGTTCGAAGAAACGTCCAAGCTGGTGCGCGATGCCCCGGCGCTTGGCAAAGAGCTGGCGCTGAAGTGGGGGCCCCGCGCCGAAGGGTTCGTGCAAGGGCTGACCCGCGCCGAACCCGAGGAGCCCGCGGATTCCCAGCGGCCGCCAGCCTTTTCGGTGAAGAAGCAGGCGGATGGCAACTACTCCGTGGAACTCGGTTCCGGCGTGGACGTGGTCCAGGAGGGGCCGAAGCGCTGGCGCATCGAGGCGCAGCCAGAGAAGTCCGCGAAGTTCAGCGTGGTGCAGTTGGCCGACGAGAGCATGGCGGACTTCATCACCTACGTGCGACGCAACGCCGTCGAGTTGATTAAGGTCGGTCAGGCGATCATCAGTCGAGTAGCGCGCGGCATCTTCTTGTTCTTCCTGACTCTGATGGTGGCCGCGTACTTGATGCACACCCGCGAGAACATCGTCGACTTCTTTCGATCGCTGCCGCCCAAGGAGAGCCAAGGAAGCTTCGATCGCCTGCTCTTCCGCATCGACCGTGGACTGGCTGGGGTCGTGCGCGGGCAGTTGCTCATCTGTTTGGTCAACGGCATCCTGTCTGCCATCGGCTTTTGGATGTTCGGCCTCAAGTACTGGCCGATTCTCGCCATCGTCGCGGCGGTGATGAGCCTGATTCCGATTTTCGGCTCCATCTTGTCCACGATTCCGGCGGTGCTGATTGGGTTGACCCAGGACTTCTGGACGGCCCTTTGGGTGTTGCTGTGGATCATCGGGATTCACCAGGTGGAAGCCAACCTGCTCAACCCGAAGATCATCGGCGTGGCAGCCAAGATTCATCCGGTGCTCGTCGTCTTCGCGCTGATCGTCGGTGAACACTTCTTCGGGCTTTGGGGGGCTCTACTGGCGGTGCCGGCGCTTTCCCTGACGCAGAGCCTGTTTCAGCACTTCCGCTTCGAGCTGTTGCCCGAGTCGGGCCCCGACAGTTTGCCTCCGCCCCCCTATCGTCAGCGCGGCTGATGGCTTTCTGCGCCTGCCGAAGCGCAGCAATCCCAAGTAGATGGCCGAACTCTCCGGGCGCCGGCGCCCGGACCAATCATCGGGCTGCGGGGATGTGATATAGCCGCCCCGTGGCAAAGGAAGCCCGAAAGCTCAAGCGTTCCCAACAAGTTCGGGAAACGAGTGGCAAGACGAAGAAGAAGCAGCTGGCAGCGCCGCTCGTCGTCAAGCCAAAGGAACTGCCCGATCCGCTGGGTCGGGACGCGCTGAGGAAGCTTCTGCTGCGCCTGTCCATTCCGCTAGTGGCGGCCTGGCTCCTCGGCGGACTCATCGCGGGTGTGAGCCAAGGCAGCACCACGAAGACCGTCGCGCTGGCGGCGCCAGCGGTGGTGACCGTCATCCTGATCGGTATCGTGGTCTGGGCTTTGCGCCAGGCGAGCAAGGCGCGGGGGGTTGCAAGCATCCTCAGTCGCGTGGAGTCTGCGGAGGATCGCAAGGCGGCCCTCGAGGAGTTGGGCAAGAGCTTCAAGAAGAAGGACCCGGCCGCCGTGTTCGCCAAAGCACAGCTCGAGCTGCAGGAGGATCCGAAGCAAGCCTTGGCTACGCTGGAAGAGATCGACCTCGGCAAGGTGATGGCGCCCGTTGCCGACGAGGCGCGCGCGCAGCGCGGGATGATTCATCTGATGCTGGGCGAAGTGGATCCAGCACGCCGCCTCGTCGACGGCATCGACTTGAAGCGACACAGCGAACCCAAAGCTCGCGCCATGATGGCGGCAGTGATCGCCGAAGCTTGGTCTCGGACGGGACAGGCAAAAAAAGGGCTCGAGACTCTGGAGGTATTCGACCCCGAAGACGCCGAGTACGAGGCGCTGCGGCCGCAGCTGTGGCGGGCCTACGCTTTCGCTTATGCATACTGCAGCAACGTGAAGGGTATGCGCCGCGCCCTGCGCAAGCTGCTGGATCAAGATGCACGCCTCTTGGCGGGGTTCGTGGGCAAACGCAGCCATCCGCTCTTGCAGAAGGAAGCGAGGAAGCTCCTCGAGCAGAGCGGGCAGATCCCGCGCAAGATGGTGATACAACGCCGGGTATGACCCACGGCGTCGAGCGGCTGCCCTGGTCCCTGGCGGCCGTGCTGACGGCACTGGCGTGTCAGCGGCAAGAGCCTGCGACCAAGTCGGGGGTGGGCGCCCCGTCGACCGCCGCCAGCGCAAGCGTGGCGGCGTCTGCCAAGCCGCCAGCGCCGGCCCCTACAGCGACAGTATTGCTGCCGCCAAGCAGTAGCGCGGCGGGAGCGAGCCATGAGCGCTGGGACTGTCGGACCGACCGAGATTGCGTGCTGTCGTGCAGCCATGGGGCGGTGAACGGCGCCTGGCTGAAACGACTTGGAACGGCCGACTGCGACGACGGTTGCGCGGGCGACTGGATGGACCCGCCACGCTGCATCGAGGGTGGGTGCGTGGCCTTCAGCCGTGGCAAGCGCGACGGCGCCTGCACTCGACGCGTGCGCTGATGACGGGCGCGCTCGCTCACAGGTCGCGCAAGGTAGCCTTGGCGATCGGCTGGATGCGCACCTCGGGCAAGAGTTCCGCGTAGCTGATTACCGTCGCATCGGGCAAGTCCAGCTCGAGCAGCTTGTGCACGAAGCGGCGCACGTCCGGCTGCGTCAGGATCACGGGGGCGGCACTGCCCTCGCTCAGCGCGCGCCTCACCGAACGGACGATGTCGCGGCCAGCCGCCGGCGAAAGCGTGAGGAAGCTGCCCGCAGCAGTGCGGGAAATGGCGCCGCGAATCGCATCCTCGATGGCGGGTTCGAGCACCACCACGTCCAGCTCTCCTGCGCCTCGGGTCAGGTTGTGAGTGAGAGTGCGTCGCATCTGCGAGCGCACGAACTCGGCAAGATTGAGCGGGTCCTTGTCGGCGCTGGCCACCTGGGAAAGCGCTTCCAGGATGCCTTTGAGGTCCCGAATGCTGATCTGTTCTTCGACTAGGCGACGCAGGATGTCCGCAAGCAGTGCGACGCCTACGGGCTTCGGCGTGACCTGACGGACGGTCGCTGGCGCGATCAGCTCGAGCTGGTCGAGTAATCGCTGAGTCTCGGCAATGCCGATGAAGTCTGCTGCCCGTGGACGCAGGGTTGACAGCGCCGTTTCCACGACCACGCCCGCTAGATCGCCATCGGCGACGGTAGCGGGGAGTTCGATCAACTTGGCTGGGACTTCGTGAACGGAGAGCACCACGGAGCGGTCGGGCATTTCTGGGTCGACGTTGACCTCCGCAGTGGGCAAGGGGACTCCGAGTTCGCGGAACAACAGCTCCTGCACGGCAGCGCCCGCGGACCGAAGCCCGGGCCGCCGCAGCTCACCCCCGCGTACATCGTCTTCCACCAGACGCCGCAGATCCTCGCTGAGGGTCAAACCCCAGGGGGCCACGACGGGGATGAAACGCGGGGCGCCGCGCTCGTCGTCGTCGCGTTGCACAGGACCCGAGCTGACCGCGTCGGACCGCGGCGCGGGTCGAGCGGGTGCGCGCGACGCCAGGAACAGGAGCGCACCGATCACGACGAAGGGCAGCGCCGGCAGCCCTGGAATCGCCGCCAAGATGAAGACGAACACGCTCGCGACCCGGAGCGCACGCGGCGCACCGAAGATCTGCGCGGAGAGCTCCTGCCCCAAGGGCGTGTCGGGCTCTTCGCTGGCGACCCGGGTGACGAGCACGCCGGCCGCGGTTGCGATGACCAGTGCGGGGATCTGACTGACCAACCCGTCGCCGATGGTGAGCAATCCGTAGCGCTTGAGAGCGGCCACCATCTCCATGTCCTTTTGGCCGACGCCGATGGCAAGCCCGCCTAGAATGTTGATCAGCGTGATCAAGAAGGACGCGATGACGTCTCCTTTGACGAACTTCATCGCGCCGTCCATCGCGCCGTAGAACTGGCTTTCCCGAGACAGCATGCGCCGGCGGCGCTTGGCCTCCGCGCCATCGATGCTTCCGCTGCGCAACTCCGCGTCGATGGCCATTTGCTTGCCGGGCATCGCGTCCAGGGTGAAACGTGCGCCCACCTCGGCCACGCGTTCGCTGCCTTTGGCGATGACGACGAACTGGATGATCGTCAGAATCAGGAAGATGACCCCACCCACCACATAGTTGCCGCGCACGACGAACTGGCCAAAGGCGCGGATGACCTCGCCCGCGTCGGCCTGCAGCAAGATGAGGCGCGTGCTGGAGACGTTGAGGGCAAGTCGCACCAGGGTGGTGATGAGTAGCAGTGTAGGAAAGGCCGCGATGCGGAGCGCGTCGGACACGTAGAGCGTGACCAGTAGGATCGCGACGGAAATCGCCAGGTTGGACGCGATGAGCAGGTCCAGGAGCCACGTGGGCAGCGGGACGATCATCAGCCCGACCACCGCGATGACCAGTGCGGCCAAGGCGGCATCAGCGCTACCGACACGCTTCTTGCGGCGACCGAGGGTCAGAGCGGAGGGAGCAGACATTCGGACTCTCAGCTGGGGGAAGAAAACACCGCTGTGATCGCGGTGAACAGTGCCAACTCAGGACCGTGTGCGGTCGGCGGCAGCTCGAAGGCGCTCATCATGCCCGCCAGAGGCATGCGCGGGAAGGTGCGTTTGAGCAGGTTCACTTCGAACTCCTCGCGCCCGTAGAGCCCAGCGCCACGTCCGGCGCAGCTGAGCAGTAGGCCAAAGGTGGGCAATGCGCCGCCAAGCTCGCGCTTGACGCCGAAGGCCGTGCGCGTGAGCTCCTCCCGCGCCGTGTCGGCGTCGCGCACCGCGAACCCCAGAGGCGTTCCCTCAGGCAGCGAGCGGGGCAACACCACTCCGCCCCGGGACGGATCCACGCCGCGAATGGGCTGAATGCTGTAGTCGCCCTCGGGACCGGCGCCGGCTTCGAAGACCGCGGCCAGGAGCAGGGATTGGTCGCGGACCCCTTCGGCGACGCGGCCAAGCGCATCGAGGGCGGGTTCGCCCCCCAATTCGAGCACGAGGGGCCCGCGGGCGAGGGTGATCGGTTTCGGCTCCCCCAGAACTCGACACGCGGGGGCTGACTGCACTTTTGGCGGATGGAGTCCGACCAACACCATGGCAGCCGCCTGGCCCTGCTCGACACGACCGTCGCCATGTACGACGGCCACACCACTCGCGTGCGGGACGCCGGCGCCAAATATGCGGTGACCGCGGCCGTCTCGCCCGAACACCGTCAAGTGCTCAGCCAGATCAGGCCCCAAGAAGAGCAGGCTGGCGTGGTCGGATCGCGCCGCCCGATCATGAATCTGCCCTGCCAGCGCGCTGGCACATGCCTCGGCATCCGGGTCGGATACGCACAAAGTTTGCGCGCGTCCTCCGCGCCACAGGACGCCGCTGGCAGCTGTGCCGCCCTCGACCTGCCCCGCCTCGCTCAGCACGCCTGCGGCGCTGACCAGTAGCGCAGGCACCCCGGCCAGCGCGGGTGCGAGCTCCCTCGCTACCTCCGCGAGCTGCGTAGCGAGGTCTCCGCTCAGGAAGAGCAGCGCACCGCCTGCGTCCCCGACCTGAGCGCGCAGCCGAGCCACTTCCCGGGCGAGCCGCGTCGGGGAGCCGTCGGAGAAGAGAAAGGACGCCGCCGCCTGCGCCATACCAGGAAGATATTTTCGCTTTCGCGCGCTCGCAAGCGGTGCTCGTGGTCCCTGGAGCGCGCGACGATTTGCCGTGGAATTCGAGCGGTATTTCGGCGATGCTGCAGGGTGGGGCGATGGCCGATAGCGTGCTTTCCAAGTTGCAGACCCGATCTTACGGGGGCACGGACCTAGGTCGACGGCGAAAGGTCAACGAAGACGCGTTTCTGACCGACGACGATCTAGGGCTCTGGGTGGTGGCGGACGGCATGGGCGGACATGCCGCGGGCGAGGTCGCGAGTCAGGAAGCCATCGACACCATCTACGGTATGGTGAAGCGCGGGCGTGCCAACTTGGAACTGGACGGCGAGTTTCAAGAAGACAAGGCGCGGTCCGCGTGTCGATTGCTGGAGGGAGCGGTTCAGGCCGCAACCTACATGGTGTTTGCCATCGCGGAGCTCGATTCCAACAAGGCAGGGATGGGTACGACCATTAGTGCCATGATGCGATTCGGCGACCACGTCGCGCTGGCCCAAGTCGGCGACAGTCGCATCTATCGTGTGCGTGCCGGCGGCGTGGAGCAGTTGACCGAGGACCACACGCTGATTGCCTGGCAAATCAAGCAGGGACTCTTGACTGCGGAAGAAGCTCGCCACGCAAAACACAAGAACGTGATCACGCGAGCCGTGGGCAACCGAGACTACGTCCAGGTCGACACTTTGGTCGCCGAGCTACAAGTGGGTGATGTGTTCTTGCTCTGCAGCGATGGCCTTCACGGCTACCTCAAGGTGGAGGAGATCCCGCATCTGGCCGTAGCGGGAGGGGCCCAGGCCGTGCGCAATTTCATCGAGCTCGCAAACAGCCGCGGCGGGCGGGACAACATCACGGCCATCCTGGTCGAAGTCTGCTGAACTGAATATTTGGCCGACCGGCCCAAAGTCGGATAGCTGCTCTCCTACGGTCAGGAGAACAGAATATGACGGTCACACGCGTAGGGGTGCTGATGGGCGGAACCAGCGCGGAGCGCACAGTCTCCCTGCAAACGGGTGCGGCCGTCGCTGACGCCCTGGCTCGCGACGAGCGCGAGGTGGTACCCCTGGACCTGGCCCCAGAGACGGACATCGCCCGTCAGATCATCGATGCCCAGCTCGACGTGGCCTTTCTGGCGCTCCACGGGCGACTTGGTGAAGACGGATGCGTGCAGGGCATGCTGGAGATCCTGGGCATTCCCTACACCGGCTCGAGTGTTCTCTCCAGTGCGCTGGCCATGGACAAGCTCAAGAGCAAGGAGCTGTTTCGGCTGCACAACGTGCCGACGCCGCCCTACTACGAAATCCGAGCCGAGGAAGGGATTGCCGACGTCGAGGAAGCCCACGGCAGCTTCGGCTACCCGGCGATCGTAAAGCCCAGACGAGAAGGCTCGAGCGTGGGGGTCACTCGCGCCAATAGCGTGGCGGACCTGGCCAAAGGAGTTCGCATGGCTCTGGAGCATGACGACTCGGTACTCGTCGAGCGCTTCATCACTGGCAAGGAGATTGCGGTGGGCATCCTCGATGGCCGCGTGCTCGGGGCGGTGGAGATCGAGCCCAAGAGTGGGATCTACGACTTCGAAGCGAAGTACACACCGGGTATGACGGAGTATCACCTGCCCGCGCGACTTCCACCGGTTCGCTATCGCGGTGTGCTCAACTTGGCGGAACAGGCGGCCCGGGCCGTGGACGCCACTGGCGCGGTGCGCGTGGACCTGCTCGTTACCGAAGGGCAGAACGAGTACGTGCTCGAAGTGAACACTCTGCCCGGGATGACGCCCACCAGCTTGCTGCCCAAGATCGCGGCCGCTGCGGGCTACGCCTTCCACGACCTGTGCGAGGCCATCCTGGCCAGTGCGCGACTGCACGTCGCGAAAGCTCGGCCTCAGGTGCAAACGTCGGTGCCGGACGCCACGAAGAGCGAAGAAGCGCTGCCCTTGCGCGTCGCCGTGTGACTCCCCACTAGCTGGACCAAGCCGGTGCGAGCGAGAGCGCCGCACTAGCGGGCGGGCGCCGCGCTAGCGGGCGCGGAGCAGCGCTCGCGGGTTCGTCCGTTGGCAGCGCTCGCGCGCTCGCGCAGTGCGCCAAGGTCGTCGGCCTTGGGACGAAACACGTACTTCGCTGCGTCCGCGTCGGCGCGCTCAGTCGCGCTGGGGGCGACGAGCATCGAGGCCACACCCAGGCCAAAGCCGAGGCCGAGAGTGATGCCGCCCGCGGCCGCGCGACCGCCCGAGATCACTTGTTCCTCGTCGCGGGTGCCATCAGGCTGCACGGTCGTCTTCGTGTCGAAGGCGCCCACCAACAGCACGGTGCCAACGGCAAGTGCCGCTGCCGCACCCACCCCGAGCCCGGCCGCAATCCAACGATCCCGATCCCGGGCTGCGTAGCGTTCGCGGTGCCGCGGAAAGTCGGCAGTGGGTCCCATGCGGTCGGCAACGTCGTCGAGGGCCAGGGGGCTATCGTCGCCAGCCGGGTAGACGCCCAATCCGTCCTTGTGTGTGACGAGGCGATTGACGCTGTCGCGCGCAGGCAGCTGATAGCGGGTCGGGGCGAGAGTCAGCCACTGCTCGCTCTCACATTGGCTCTGCGCTTCGCCTCCGGGCGCTTCGACTGGACCCGGCAGCCGACTCACGGTGCTGGCGCAACCGCACGAAAAACAGAGGGCAAGGAGCGCCAGTCGTCGCATGCTCGATCCACTCTCGTATCACGCCGAACGCGGGGCGTCACTCGCCGTAGGGCGTCACTCGGAGCAGCCGGGCGCTGCGGACTGCTGGGTGGCGTCTCTAGGGCGCCAGCATGGCGGCGATCCCTCGGGGGTCGCGATAGCGGCTCAGATCGCTGACCAGTGCTTCGCGCGTGCTCCAGGGCAAAACGTTGCCGCGAGGGGTGCGGTACTCGAGCCACATGTTGTCGTCGGTGGACACGAGTCGGCTCGGGGGCAGGGGGACCGCCGCCGCGACGTCTTCCAAGTAGCGGTCCAACCCGGAGTCGACGACGAGAACGTCTTCGACCAGTTGAGCCAGCGGGCGATGATCCGGCAGCACTTCAGTCACTGTCGAGCGTTGCTCGAGCGCGTGCAGCTTTGCGCGCGACGCCGTGAGGGGAGACTGAGAGGCAACGAGAATGCCCTGCCCGCCGCCGAAAAATAGCGCGACGTGCGCGAACTCCGCACGCAGTGTGCGCAGGATCACGGCGAAGTCCTCGGGGTAAATGTGGTGAAGCTGCACCCACTGCTGGAACACGCCCCCTTCGCTGAGATGTTGGCGTACCAGCGCGTAGAACTCGCGACTGTAGAGCGCGGACGCTCCAGCAAACCAAATGCTCGACAGCTCCATGCTGATGAGGTCGAACTGGGTGCGGGTCACCAACAGATGATTGCGACCGTCTGCGAGGGTGACGTGCACTCGAGGATCCGACAGCGCATCACGGTTGGGACCGCGGAAGTAGGTGCCCGCCGCCTCGACGATGGCCGGGCTGATCTCTACGACTTGGAGCTGCTCCCAGGGGTAGGCGGCCAAGGTGCCGAGGGTCGTTCCGGTGCCGAGTCCGATCACCAACGCGCGGTCGAAGCGCTTGACGAACAGGCTCGGGTAGTGGGCGAAGAAGCGCTGCGCGTGCAGTTCCCAGCCGTCGTTGCCTTGGAACTTGCCGTTGGTGTAGAGCGTGTGCACGCCGCGAGCGCGAGTGACGGTGGTGATGCCGCCGTGGACGTCCTCTCGGATCATCAACACGGCTTCCGCAGGCTGTGGGCCGTCGAAGTAGACGTTCGTGCCCGCCGTCAAGCGCGTCAAATCCCAGCGTGGGCTGAGGGTCAGCACCAGGAACACGATGCCGACTCCGCTCCACACCTGGCGGCCGCGTGAGCGCGCGCTGACGTGCGTGGCCCAGGCGGCCAGTACCGCGAAGACCGTCGCGACCGCCGCCAAGGCTCGCTGCGCGCCGAAGGCGGGCAACAGCAGGTAGCCCGTAGCCAGGGAACCTGCCACGGCGCCGACGGTGTTGATGCTGGTGAGCCGACCGACCCAACGCCCGAGATCCGTGCCGCCCGCCACGCGCGCAAGAATGAGAGGGAAGGTGAGGCCCATGGCCGTGACGGGTACGAACAGGATGAGCCACGCGACGACGGCGCGAAGCGCCTCCCGCGCGGCGAAGGTCGTGAGCACCTTGCCCGTGCCTGCAAACAGAATCGGCAGTCGATCCCAGAGCGGCAGCGTGATCGACAGGGCGAGCGCGCTGGCGCACAAGCTGAGAGGCAGCGCGGCGCTTCCAAAGCGCGCCTGTGCGCGGGCCGCCAAGCTCGCGCCGAGTGCGAGGCATGCCAAGAAGACGGCCAAGATCAGGCCGAAGGCGTAGGCGCTATTGCCGATCACGAGCGCCAACAGATGCGTAAAGATCACCTCGCACGCGAAGACCACGAAGCCGGAGCACGCGGCGAGCACCCAGAGCAGCACGAGCTCGCGATCGACGAGGGGCGCGCTCACGGCGGCGCCCGTTTCGCTGCGTTTCCTCGCAGTTTCCTGCAGCGGAGCTGCTCGATGCAGCAGCAGCGCGCCCAGGCCGACCAACAGGCTCAAAGCCGCGGCAGCGCTGACGGTGCCGGAAAGCCCGAGCCATGGCAGCACCGCGTAGGCCGCGCCCACGGCGCCCACGGCGCCGCCGAGGGTGTTGGCGGTGTAGAGGCGAGTGAGTTTCTTTTCTCGTGCACGCTGCTCGTCGACGGTCGCACTGGCTGACTCTCCCAATAAACGAGAGAGCAGTGGCAGCGTGGCCCCCATGGCTGTGGTCGGGATCAACACGACGACCATCGCAAGGCACCAGCGCGCCACCGAAAGGGCGAGCAGCGAGTCGGGTACACGCTGAGCGACGTCGACGTAGAGGGGAGTCAGGGCGTGGAACGCCGTCGGGCTCAGGGCGACGGTGACAGCCACGATCACCTCGAGCACTCCGTACATCACGAGGGGGCGAACACCCTTGAAGTAGCGGCCGCCGAGTTGCGCGCCAAACGCAAGCCCCGCCATGAACGAGGCGAGCACAGCGCTGACGGCGTAGGCGGTCGATCCGACGATGTGCGTCAGGTACTTGGAGAAGCAAAGCTGGTCGATGAGGCCAGCCGCTCCACTGAGCACGAACAGCACGTAGAGCGCCGAAAACCGGCGATCCGCACCCGAGGGGGCGCGGGCCTCCAAAGCGACGGTCCCTGCGGTCATGGGCAGGCGCGACAATACCCGCGGCAGTCTGGAAAACCTCTACCGATTCGCATATGCTGCGCTGCGTCATGGGCGAAGGCACGCGCAAGGATGACGCTCCGCCACCGGCTTTGGTCGGGCAGCTCGAGCGCCGCGGACTTGGAGACTACGCTGGGCCCGACTCGGTGCTGGAACGGGTTTCCAGCTACGAGCGTCGTGGTGCGTTGGTGACCGTGGCTGGCAGGAGCGTCCAGGGGGAGCCGATCCTGAGCGTTGAGATCGGACCGGCGCAGGCGCCCGTGAGTCTCGTCGTCGCCGGACTCCACCCGATGGAGTGGATCGGAGTGGAGAGCGCGCTCGCCTGCGTGGAGGCTTGGCTCGAGGAGCCTCCAGCGGAGCGTCGCTTGGTGGCGGTGCCGATGGCGAATCCCGATGGAATTCGCGCCGTCGAAGCGAACCTCAGACGCGGGCGGCGTCGCTTCGTTCGTCACAACGCCCACGGCGTCGATCTGAACCGCAACTTCCCGGCGTTCTGGGGGAGCTCTCCCGTCGCGCGGTTGTTGCGGCGCACCTTCGCGCCGGGGCGCGCGCCCGCGAGCGAGCCCGAGGTTCGAGCGATCATCGATCGCGTGGCGCGGGACCCTGTCGACCGCGTCGTGTCGCTGCACAGCTTCGGCGGGGCCGTGCTCTATCCCTACGGCGCCGTGCGAGCGCGCGCTCACGACTTTCGTCGACTGGCGCGCTGGGCAGAGCGGGTCGCAGAGAGCGCTGACACGCGTCGTCCGTATCGCGCGGTCCAGTCTTCCCATTGGGTCGCCGGCTTCACCGCGCGCGGCATGGAGATCGACTATTTCTATCAGCACCGCGGCGCCCTGGCGCTCCTCGTCGAGTGCTCACGAGGCGGCGTATGGCGACGCGTGCCACGACCGAGCCACGTCGTGGAACCCTTCGCCTGGTTCAACCCCCCCGAACGCGCCGCGACCAGCAACGCGATCGCCGGCGCGCTCATGCCGTTTCTGCGCGGGGACTAGGCGAGGAAGGCCATTGAAGAATTTCTGCGCGCAGCCTGCTCGAGCGCAGGTTCTCGGCCCGCTGGCGTTGGGGCCACTACTGCCGCCATAGCAGCCATGCCAGCAGCCGCAGGGCTGCAATTCCCGCCGCAAAAGGAGCCGCCCACTTGATGATGCGTGCGGAGCGCGCGGCTACTCGTTCGCGACCATGGCGCAGAACGTAGAATGCGGTTCCGCCTAGAATCCCCAGCGACAGAACCACCCCGAGTACCACAGGAACGAAGGACTCCCCGCGGGCTTGTGCGTCCTTTGCGTGCCAACCGAAGATCAGCACGAGAAACGGGAGAAGCATCGCTCCGCCGAAAAGGAGTCGGATTCGGTACCCACGCGGGTCGTCGAGCTCGGCCTCCCCATGCCGCCTGAGTCTGCGCAGCTTGAAGTCGCACGCAAAAGCGCACATGCCGAAGAACAACGCGAGCACGCTCACGGTCTTGAACGAGAACGCACGGTTTCTTTGCGCCTCGCGGCTTCCGCGTGACCGGTCGCTGCCGGGCCGACTCAAGGTAGGGTCTTCCGGTAGGAAGGTAACGGGGAAGGTGGCACCCATCGGAAAGGGCGCGTCTTCGTGACCCACCGACCAAGAGTATTGTTGGGACCCCACCTCGAACGCGTAGTGAACGTACGTCGCAGAGCCCTGACGGGTGACCTTGGTGACCGTTGCCATCGCCGTTGCGCCGTGATCTCCCAGCGCATCGAGCCTCCTGGCCTGACGTTCAAAGAGGCCGTACAAGCCAAGGGGAAGGGTCACGAACAACAAGCCAAAGATCACTCGCCAGCGCGCGAGGTCCCTGATGTTCCGTTCGAGGCGTCCGGCTGGGACGTCACTTCC belongs to Polyangiaceae bacterium and includes:
- a CDS encoding fused MFS/spermidine synthase; this translates as MTAGTVALEARAPSGADRRFSALYVLFVLSGAAGLIDQLCFSKYLTHIVGSTAYAVSAVLASFMAGLAFGAQLGGRYFKGVRPLVMYGVLEVIVAVTVALSPTAFHALTPLYVDVAQRVPDSLLALSVARWCLAMVVVLIPTTAMGATLPLLSRLLGESASATVDEQRAREKKLTRLYTANTLGGAVGAVGAAYAVLPWLGLSGTVSAAAALSLLVGLGALLLHRAAPLQETARKRSETGAAVSAPLVDRELVLLWVLAACSGFVVFACEVIFTHLLALVIGNSAYAFGLILAVFLACLALGASLAARAQARFGSAALPLSLCASALALSITLPLWDRLPILFAGTGKVLTTFAAREALRAVVAWLILFVPVTAMGLTFPLILARVAGGTDLGRWVGRLTSINTVGAVAGSLATGYLLLPAFGAQRALAAVATVFAVLAAWATHVSARSRGRQVWSGVGIVFLVLTLSPRWDLTRLTAGTNVYFDGPQPAEAVLMIREDVHGGITTVTRARGVHTLYTNGKFQGNDGWELHAQRFFAHYPSLFVKRFDRALVIGLGTGTTLGTLAAYPWEQLQVVEISPAIVEAAGTYFRGPNRDALSDPRVHVTLADGRNHLLVTRTQFDLISMELSSIWFAGASALYSREFYALVRQHLSEGGVFQQWVQLHHIYPEDFAVILRTLRAEFAHVALFFGGGQGILVASQSPLTASRAKLHALEQRSTVTEVLPDHRPLAQLVEDVLVVDSGLDRYLEDVAAAVPLPPSRLVSTDDNMWLEYRTPRGNVLPWSTREALVSDLSRYRDPRGIAAMLAP
- a CDS encoding M14 family metallopeptidase, giving the protein MGEGTRKDDAPPPALVGQLERRGLGDYAGPDSVLERVSSYERRGALVTVAGRSVQGEPILSVEIGPAQAPVSLVVAGLHPMEWIGVESALACVEAWLEEPPAERRLVAVPMANPDGIRAVEANLRRGRRRFVRHNAHGVDLNRNFPAFWGSSPVARLLRRTFAPGRAPASEPEVRAIIDRVARDPVDRVVSLHSFGGAVLYPYGAVRARAHDFRRLARWAERVAESADTRRPYRAVQSSHWVAGFTARGMEIDYFYQHRGALALLVECSRGGVWRRVPRPSHVVEPFAWFNPPERAATSNAIAGALMPFLRGD